The stretch of DNA TTCCAAGGCTTGCGCCGTTGGGCTGGAACAACGTGCCGGGCTCGCTGCGCTCGCGCTGGGGTGGTGAACGTTGGTGTCTCAATCTATTACGGGAATCTTCGACCGACCGAAAATGATAACGGAGGTCCGTCCGTATGCAGGTTCTGCTGAACAACGCGCGGGCCACGCGCCTGGCATTCCCATATCCGAACGACATGTAGTTATTCCGCTGATAGACGGTTCCAGCGAGCTTGCCGCAGCTTAGAATTCGCGGCATGGCGCACGCTTACGCGCGGAACTACGTCCATCTTGTATTCGGAACGAAGGGCCGCCGTGCCTGGATTAAAGCACCGGTACAACAACTACTCTGGACTTACCTCGCCGGCATAGCGCGCGAGTATGGCATCGAGGTGCTTGCGATTGGGGGCGGTGAAGACCATGTCCACCTGTTGCTCTGCTTGCCGCCAAAGCTCTCGGTGGCGGCGATCATTCGCGCACTGAAGGCAAATTCTTCAAAATGGATGAACGAACAGGGTCATCTGTTCGCATGGCAGCAGGGATATGGCAGCTTCAGCGTGAGCAGCTCCAACGTGAATGAAGTCGCAAAGTATATTCGCGAACAGGGAGATCACCATCGCCGGCGTGATTTTCGAGAAGAATTTCTCGCGCTTCTGCGCCGCCACCAAATCCCTTTTACCTCTGAACACGTATTGGGCTGAGCCGGGAGTGGCTGCAGCCCACCCGCTATCGGGCGGCGGCATCTGGGTACCTAACGATTGGTGTGATTTGGGAGGAGACAAGGTTATGAGGAAACTACAGCTACTCACGATTTTCCTGCTGCTTGCCGGCGTGTCGGCATGGGCGCAGGTGTCCACGATTGGCGAAGGGACTGAAATCAAGGTCCGTACCGACACCGCCGTACCCGCGCATCCGACTGCGGGCGCGGTTTATACCGCGACGGTCAGCGATGACGTTCCGGGAACTTCGGGGGCGGTCGTCGTTCCGCGCGGCAGTCATGCACGGCTGGTTGCCACCGCGACCAACGACGGCAAGGACATGTTGCTGGATCTGCGCTCGGTGACGGTGAACGGGCGCCGCTATGATCTGTCGGCAGCCGGCGGCGGCAAAAGCACCGGCAGCTCTGGTTTGGGCGCCAATACCCGCACCGCGAAATACGTCGGTGGAGGCGCAGCCGTGGGCGCAGTGCTGGGAGCGCTGCTGGGCGGCGGAAAAGGCGCGGCCATCGGAGCTTTGGCGGGCGGTGGCGCCGGCGCAGGAGCACAGGTGCTTACCGGCAAGAAGCAGGGAATCCCCGCCGAGACCCAGTTGAGCTACAAGCTGGCACAGCCGCTGACCATGCGTCCGGCGGCAGCACGTTCATCGGGATTGCAGAAGCGGCCGGCAAAGTAAGAACAGATTTGGTAAACGTGAGAACACAAATTTGCCCGGTCGGAAACGGCCGGGCATTGTTTTGCTGGGGCTGGCGGCCTCGCAAAAATCGTGCCGGCCTCGCCCCTTCGTGGCTCGGGCTGGTGGTTTAGACCTGGGGCTTTCCCCCAAGGCTTACGCCGTTGGGCTGGAACAGCGTGCCGGGCGCGCTGCGCTCGCGCTGGGTTGGTGGGTGATTCAATGCCCGGCCGTTTCCGACCGGGCAAACATATCCCGGTTATTTTTGATTGTTCGCTGGAATAAATTCCGCCGTTACACATGCAGTTCCCGGTCACGCGCTTAGGAAATTAATTCGAGCTTTGCCTCTGAAACAGTAAGCTGCTCACAGTGTAGTGCGTAGACGATGGAATAAGATTCCGTCGCTACACATACGGTCAGCGATCGGTGGGGAGCGCCTGTTTCTGCCACCCGGCGAGCCCGTCCTGGTAGACGACAACCTTGTTGTAGCCATGGCCGAGCAGGACGCGTCCCACGGCGCGGCTGGCGGCGCAGACGTCGTTGTTGCCGCCGCTGCCCGCCTCATAAAGGACGATGGTCTTGTCGCGAGGCAATTCGGTAGCGCGGCGCTGCGCTTCCAGCAAAGGAATGTTGCCCGCACCCCGGATGTGAGCTTGGCTAAAATCCTCGCCCGAGCGCACGTCCACGAAGCGAGCTCCCTCGCGATATAACTTCGCCGCTTCGGCGGTATGGACCATCGCGGGTTCCGGGCCCTTGGGAGCGTCGGCGGAGCAGTCGATGGAGTTGCCGGCCACATTGAGGAAAGGATTGGAACCGGAGGGCACAGCCGAGTTCGCTGATGTTTTCGGCTGGCCGTTTGCGGAGGCTGATGAACCGGTACTTGGAACAGAATCTGCGGCAGCCAGGGCCTCGTTCAGGAATGCCTGAAATTTGGACTTCTCGGGCGCGCCGACGATGCGGTTACGGCCAAGAAAAAATGTCGGCGTGCCGCGCACTCCGAGCACGCGGCCGTCTTCCGTGTCACGCTGCACCAGCGCGCGCGTCGCATGGGTCGTAAGACATTGGTGAAATTGCGCGGTATCGAGGCCCAGTTCGTCGGCGTAGCGCTCCAGCGAGTCGTCCTTCAGATCGCCGTTGGCTCCGTAGAAACGTTCCACCGCCTCCCAGAATTTTCCTTGCTGGGCGGCACACTCGCTGGCCTCGGCGGCGTGCAGAGCGTACGGATGAACCTGGGGTAAAGGAAACTGGCGGAAGACGAAGCGGACGCGGTCGCCGTATTGCTGCCGCAGCTGCCGCAATTCCGGCTCGGCGGCGGCGCAGGATGGACATTGCAGGTCGCCGAATTCGACCAAGGTCACTTGAGCTTGGGGATTTCCAGCGCCGTGACTGTCGGCGCGCACCAGCCGCTCGGCAATGTCGGCGGCGCTCGGCTCGGCGGCTTGCACCTGGGCTTCGGCGTGCCGCTGCAACCAGGTGAAGGCGCGAGCGCCCAGCGCGATGGCAAACACCAGCACCAGGGCGTGGCTGATGAGTGTGGAACGCGACTGGGCGGAATCGTCGAAGCGCGAGCGGAGAAACGAGAGTGACAAAAGAAAGATGAAGGCGATGGCAATCGC from Terriglobales bacterium encodes:
- the tnpA gene encoding IS200/IS605 family transposase; this translates as MAHAYARNYVHLVFGTKGRRAWIKAPVQQLLWTYLAGIAREYGIEVLAIGGGEDHVHLLLCLPPKLSVAAIIRALKANSSKWMNEQGHLFAWQQGYGSFSVSSSNVNEVAKYIREQGDHHRRRDFREEFLALLRRHQIPFTSEHVLG
- a CDS encoding thioredoxin domain-containing protein, with the translated sequence MRRSITFALTLLGLFDSLYLTWVYASPAHAMVCLGSGCDEVRASRFAHILGLPTPLYGVAMYGTLALLLLLEPLVPPATAALFRQLFSLIAALGVAASLVLTLIEAFVIHAWCAWCVVSAIAIAFIFLLSLSFLRSRFDDSAQSRSTLISHALVLVFAIALGARAFTWLQRHAEAQVQAAEPSAADIAERLVRADSHGAGNPQAQVTLVEFGDLQCPSCAAAEPELRQLRQQYGDRVRFVFRQFPLPQVHPYALHAAEASECAAQQGKFWEAVERFYGANGDLKDDSLERYADELGLDTAQFHQCLTTHATRALVQRDTEDGRVLGVRGTPTFFLGRNRIVGAPEKSKFQAFLNEALAAADSVPSTGSSASANGQPKTSANSAVPSGSNPFLNVAGNSIDCSADAPKGPEPAMVHTAEAAKLYREGARFVDVRSGEDFSQAHIRGAGNIPLLEAQRRATELPRDKTIVLYEAGSGGNNDVCAASRAVGRVLLGHGYNKVVVYQDGLAGWQKQALPTDR